The genomic window CAGTTCCTCTACACAGATAAGATCCTGTACCCTCGCCGAGGtgagtgctcacacacacacacacacacacacacgcacgcactttaCCGGTGACGTTATCTGCAGTTGCTCTGGAAGGTGGCATGTCGCCCTCTAGGTCACGTCCAGGACGTCCTGCTGATCATGGACGTCTACAAGCTGGCTCTGAGCTTCAAGCTGTCTCGCCTGGAGCAGCTGTGCGTGCAGTACATCGAGGCGTCGGTGGACCTGCAGAACGTCCTGAGCGTGTGCGAGAACGCCAACAAGCTGCAGCTGGACCAGCTGAAGGTCAGCCCCCTCCAggagaaacccccccccccccggagatgaaccccccacacccccgatcttcaccctctcctctgtcttcccCGCAGGAGCACTGCCTGAACTTCGTGGTGAAGGAGACTCACTTCAACCAGGTGATCATGACCAAGGAGTTTGAGCGCCTCTCCACGGCGCTGATCGTGGAGATCGTGCGGCGGAAGCAGCAACCTCCTCCTCGGGTGTACTCGGACCAGCCGGTGGACATCGGCACCTCCCTGGTCCAGGACATGAAGGCCTACCTGGAGGGGGGCGGCCTGGACTTCTGCGACATCATCCTGCTGTTGGACGGACACCCGCGCCCCGCCCACAAAGCCATACTGGCCGCCCGCTCCAGGTACGCAGTCATACTGCTGAGTGCACACTCGCACACTACTGCATGCGTACTGGTGTGCTACCGCATGCATGCCAAACAACAAGAATGCGACGTGTCAAATTCTTCCTGAATGCGGgcaaaaaaacgataagagcCTAACGAACTCGCttcaatacattttgatttcctCACCATTTGAAATCCatcgaaacttttgacatcgtTGCACGCTTAGATTTCTTTTTGCCACGTTTATCTTTAACATCATTCATCACTAGTCTCCCTAACGTTTACCTGCAATGACTCTGCGCGCTTGCTTCCTTCTCCGACTCGGCACGGCCAGTTACTTCGAGGCCATGTTCCGCTCATTCATGCCGGAGGACGGCCAGGTGAACATCTCCATCGGGGAGATGGTTCCCAGCAAGCAGGCCTTTGAGTCCATGCTGCGCTACATCTACTACGGAGACGTCAACATGCCTCCTGAAGACTCCCTGTATCCTTCacaacctccaccaccaccccccgctCACGTCCCTGTACTGGGGAGGGGAAacggctcagtggttagagcagttAACTGCAGGTCATGATACCTTAGGTTCAaaaccccctccttctccatcatCACCCTCTGCTCGCGTCCCTCTGTAGTGGGGAGGGGaaacagctcagtggttagagcagttAACTGCTGGTCATGAGGCCTTAgattcaaatccccctctgtaggttgctttggataaaatgatCTACTAATTGGTGCATTAATGGCTGTTGCATTATTAGTTTGGGTCCTAATCCGACAGTCTGTTACGTCAGTGTGTGCCCTGGCCGAGGCTGTTTCTGTGCGTTTCCTTAACCCATGTTGTCAGCTACCTGTTTGCAGCTCCATATTATTATGGGTTCTCCAACAACAGACTCCAGGCCTACTGCAAGCAGAACCTGGAGATGAACGTCACCGTGGAGAACGTCCTGCAGGTATCTGGTTTGGGTTCCGACATGCACTTGGGGTCTTTTTTTGCACGCACGTCCCGTCTTCGCCATGACGATGTGTCAGGTTGTCCGTGCGACCCGATCGCTCCCTCTCTGCGATCGGCCCGACGTGGTCCTGATCTGGGATGACGTCTCGGAGCCGCCTGGTCCTGATACTGCGCCGTGGTGGTAAAACCCGTCTTCCTCTTCTTGGTCATGGGTCGTCCCCCTGGCGTAGCCCCTGGCTCCGCCTCCTAGAATGTAGCCTGGGGAAGGACAGCTGCTTcagacccccctctctctgtgccccccctcccctcagatcTTGGAGGCTGCAGACAAGACCCAGGCCCTGGACATGAAGAAGCACTGCCTGCACATCATCGTCCACCAGTTCATCAAGGTGGGTGGGCTGGTCTCTGGAGCCTTGGGGCgatgctgccccccccctctctgcaacTGAGATATAACCCCCCACcgtcaccgccccccccccccccttcacccctccgtggaccaccccttctctctccgccTCGGGGAGAGACAGTTCACAGCCCGGCCGGCTGAACAAGCACCTTATCCCTCCCGCCGGTGTCGTTGGGTCACAATgccaatcggagtgttgtttgttttaaagaaCCAATGAAAAACGACGGAGCTCTTTGTTTAATAGCAACGCTAGCGTTAACGCAGCCTCGCAAAGTTCACTTTAACGTTAAGATTAtaattttttaattttaattattttcttcctcctccccccctcccctgtttgGCTTCGTATGAGCATGTTACTGCCACCGCTGCCCCCGTTCCAGGGCTGTGCtcgagtgtgtttgtttacgtTTGGATTTGgtttgctctcctcccccatcccaagGTGTCCAAGCTTCCCAACCTGAGATCCCTgagccagctgctgctgctagacATCATCGAGTCTCTGGCCACGCACATATCAGACAAACAGTGTGCTGAGATGGGCTCCGACATATAGGACTGTAGAGGGACGAGACGGTATCCTCCTGTTTCTGTTAACCTCCTCCATGCTTCATCACTTCCATTCCTTCCTGGTCAGAATCTGTCGGTCTGGATGTTCTTTTGGACCTtgcatgtttaaaaaaaaaaaaaaaaaattatccaTGCTGGCGGACGATTTTATTAGGTTGTTTTGATCGATCATAAAAGTTCTGATCTCAGAGAACTGAGAGGAACGATTGAGTTTCAGCGTGTGGTGGCCCAGACGAGCTCTCAGAAGGCTGTCAGAAGACTTCACATGAAAGTGCATGAAAGTTCCCTCTCTGCTCACACAGGTGACACCACCAGGTGTCCTGTGCATTTGTCTCCTCATAAATAGCTCTCCTTATACATTATTTTACATTCATGTGATATATAAGGTCAAACCCAGCCTACGGCCATGTCCTGTATAGTAACGTTGTACCGTGTGTACAGTACCATTGTATTTAGGCTGTTTTATTGGTTATAGGCATACTGTTAATTATGATTTCACCTACTTGTATTATTGTATTTTAataactatatatatatttacttatgtcaAAATGTTATTCATGAATATACACTTGATGTATTCAATGCCTTAAATAAATGACCTAAGTAAAATTGAATTAGTGTCTGAAAAGATTGATATCTCTACTGATGGACGCAGCGTAGCTGAAACTGAATGGTGAAAAGACAGACTTGAGACTCCAGCAGTCTAGCACAATGGCGCCTATTCTCTGAGTCTCGACCGTCCCTGACTATGCTGCCACACCTGCCAACTGACTCGTTCGGCCATTACTGCAGCATGTTGGCTTTCTGATAGTGATAGTCGTTTAGGTTAGGTGTCAGAGCTAACGTCTTCAAATCTGTTGAACCTGCCGCTATTACTAAGGAACTGTTTATCTGATGAACAGCGTGTGGACGAGATGGGTTCCTGTCTTCTGAAGTCAGTCATGGGGTCGAGAAAACAGGTGAGGCCTAAGTCGAAGCTCATTCAGGACAGGTTCATCCTTGACCTCTGCCTATCAGCAGTGACCTTCAGCAATTCTGGCTTCCACAGTCCGATGTGTGTGATAAGCTTGCACAATGCCCTCCTATGTGGGAAGAACATTCCAGTCATATAGGCAAGGGGTATCAATGCATACACACCCAGCTGTTGCTTTTTAAGAGTGATCGGATTGCTAATTCCAAATCTTCTTTGTAACTTCTGTTCCATGTACCTCTAAATCATTTTGTTACTCGTGAAGAAGATGTTTTGCATTCATGTGTTCAAGTTAACAAGGACAAGGCTGAAAACCAAGATTAAGTTTCTTCTTCAATGCCAGTTACAAATCAGATATCTTAGAAAACTCACGGAGGACCTTCGACTAAGTGTCGGGTCCTTTGTAAGCAGGATTGCTGTGAGCACAAGGAACCATTCATGGTCTGGACACTTGAGACACTTGGCAGGTAATCCGATTTTCTCAAAGGAGGAAAAGGAAACCTTGACTGCAGTAATGACCCAAACTCATAAAGCCACGTCAGTGACATCAGCAAATAATTGGAAATGATAATTACTGCAAGAGGCAGTGGTGGACAGACTTAAAAGACTTTGACCACCTGTCTGACCACCCCTGGGAGAGTTATTGGCCCTTCCTGGTTTTGTTTGTTGCTTCATACCCAAGTGGCTCCTGTTCCATTTATCGGAGGCTACTTGCGTCCACCCTCAGCCCAGATTCCCACTGGACATATCTGGTTTCATTTAAAAACAGTGCCCATTGTTCTCCGCAACGATATTTATCACGACGCCAAAACAGTATGTCTGTTGTAATGGCACAGAGCTGGGCTTATCTTCCTGTGCGTTTTATTAAGACGCTGGGCGGGGTGGGCTGGCGGGCGGGCGAGCGGGCGGGGGACAGCTAcctgaggaggagggcaggggcggTTCTATCACTCTCCACCTGCACTCTGACTGGGACGCAGCactggggagagagaccgagagcgtGCGAGGCGtgtgagacacagggagagagacagagagcgtgcGAGGCGtgtgagacacagggagagagacagagagcgtgcAAGgcgtgtgagacagggagagagagaggctgaagatGGTTTTCCTGACCACCAAAATCATGCAGAGGACAGCTCTGTTTGTGTCCTTCGGAGGTCTGGTCACCACCCTCATCACCACCTTCATTCCCCTGTGGAAGACCATGAACTCGGAACTGAACGAGGTGGAAAACTGGTACTCGGGCCTCTGGCACACCTGTATCTTCACCGAGGAGGTAGGGGTGCAGTGCAAGGCCTACGATTCCATCATGGCTCTGCCCGTGGACCTGCTGGCCTCCAGGGTCCTCATGCTGGTGTCCATAAGCACCGGGGCGCTGGCCGTGGTGGTGGCCTTCCCGGGGCTGGACGGCGTGGAGCTGGGCCCGGGGAGGCAGGGGCTGAAGAGGGGGCTGCTCATCCTCAGCGGGCTGCTCTCCTGGGTGTCGGGCCTCACCACCCTGGCCCCCGTCTCCATCGTGGCCTACGTGACCGTGGTGGAGTTCTGGAACGAGGGCCTGCCTGATGTGGTGCCGCGCTGGGAGTTCGGGGAGGCCATGTTCTCCGGCTGGTTCGCCGGGCTCGCGCTGGTGATCGGAGGGACGCTGTTCTTTGTGGCGGTGTGTATGGGCGACCACGACCGGgaaccccccaccctgcccagtTCCCCCCAGGGGAAGCCCAGGACACAGCACTACCTCAGGACTGAGCTCTTATAGATTGTGCTTTGCAGCTTTGAACACCTGAGAGATAAATGGGGAACACAGATATATGGTTTGTGGTGTGATTTCAGGTTGTGTTAAAGGTCTGATTTGTAAAGGTGTTTGATACTCAGTCACCTTGAAATGTTCTGGAGCCATAATGGTGTATTTTGATGTTGATTATGGATAAAGTATTTTTGACTTGAAACTGCAATGAAACCCTTTTTCAGTTAATTGTTTTTAGTTCATTTAGTAATGAAGTCATTGCTTTAACCCTTTGGTCAATATGTGTTTCATTAACATTCTTCTTAATTACTTATCTTTCGGTTGTCCTGCTTCAGAGTGCACTGTTGACGAATAGAGGATGCACAAACATGAATGAACAAAATACGATAAGAATAAAAGAGAGTGCTTTTGCTCACAGCCGATCAATCGAAAAGATCAGTAAGGAGCTACGTAAGGTGACCCAgtgaagagacagacagtcttGCGGGCTTTGAATCAGCATTGCCATAGCTAAGAGTAATTGCACAGAGGAGATGCATTCCACCCACGTCGATATTGCCAGGGTCTCTGTGTCCTGCCGTTCAGAGTTTAATAAGAGAAGCATTCCAGTCCTGCAGCTCGTCTGTGTTGGGTTTCCTACAGGGGAGGAACTTGGCTTTACAAGCTTGCTAATGCACATTCTGGCCCAGGGACTGGACAGTCGGTTGACTGTAGTTTGAGTCCGATAAAACCATAAGAAATCAATGAAAAATCATAATCAGTTATGGTCAAAATGATTCAAAAGCTTTCGAGGTATCTTTATTCAGTTAAAACACAGATGATATCGAATATTTGTGCATTTTAAACACGTACATTTGAAATGATGAATCTGTCcccatgtatgcatgtgtgcacaGGGGTTGCCAGCTTACAGGGGGAAGGTCTCAAATCCACACTTCTCACAGTACTGTTCAGAGAGCTTATGATATCTCGGCCCATAAATGATTCACTCATCTGGCGTACTCCTCTGAGCTGTTTTTTTTCTTAGTCAGCACAGCCGAGCCAGGCTCGCTGGGTGCGTCGGAGCACTCGTGTAATTAAATTCAACTGACTGATGTACTAGTGATGtcacagacccccacccctcctcaccctgtccttggagacagctggtcatcTTTGCTGAGTGTACAGCATCGAACGCACATGACAGACCTGCATACACGtgcagacgcacgcacacacacacacacactcgtgtttTTCTCTAGCTGGCCAGCAGAGGGACCAGTGAGTAGAACACTAAGGCAGGAGAATCACATTGTGTTCATTGATATTAACACATTCAAgcttttcagagttcaggggGGGATGTGGCACTGTTACAACTGCAGAAAGAGCAAAGCACATGCAGTAGCACCATCTTGTTTAGGGCATGAGGCAGGGACAACTGAGCAGTGAAAATGAAGTGTTTGTCAACATCTAAACCAAGTCTGAAAATTACCATAAAGTGGTTACATCAGTGCATAGGCAAGCAAATTGGTGGTCAGTCAGGTAAGTATTTACTAGAACCAGATAGATCAGTGCATAGATCAGTTAGcagatacagacaggcaggcaggcaggcaggcaggcaggcaggcagacaggcaggcagacacaggcaggcaggcaggcaggcagatagggagacagacacagacaggcaggcaggcagatagggagacagacagacacagacaggcagcgagacaggcaggaagggagacaggcaggcaggcagagagacaggcaggaagggagacaggcaggcaggcagagagacaggcaggaagggagacaggcaggcaggcagagagacaggcaggcagggatacaggcaggcaggccatggGGGAGCCCAGCGAGTCTTTGATCAGGCTAAACTGGCAAGTCAGGACTTTGACATCTGAAGTCGAGGCTGAAAGAATCAAAGCTGtgcaagggagtgtgtgtgtaagtgcgtatgtgtgtgagtgagagagagagagagagagagagacagagagagagagagagagagagagagagagagagagagagagagagagagagagagagagagagagagaggggaggggtgagaggaacgTTTTGAGAATTCCTGCTGTGTGAGCATCTCCCCAGCCAGTCCATCAATACTGCATGCAGCTGAGAAACTGGGGTCTTGGTGCTGCATTTGTGTGTCCTGCTCACAGAACAAGAGCCCGGTTCCTCCTGAAGCTCCCCTCTCCGGCGAGGACCCAGCGCCCACCACAGCCCCGGCCGCTGCCGACACTGCATCAcgcggggagaggaggaggaggagagcggaggaggagggcagagaggcaggcacagAGAGGGAATActccaggcaggagagagagccaaTCCCCGAGCAGGGACGGGATTCTAAGGGAGTCTGGCGGGCTGGTTGTGATACGGTGCAGCAGGGGAGTTTGGACTGGAACTCGGCACACCTGCTCCACAAAGACTCGGGTAAGcctcttttttcttccttctttTGTTTACAGCTGCTCACAGACAAATTTATGATCGGGTGCTATTGGATGCTGATTGGCTGTCTTTGTGATGCTGTGGGAATCAATACTTTACTTTGACGCGTGGTGCGTCTGTGTCGGTGCTGTGGCAATTAGTTCAGAGTGAGTGGTCTCGTTAATGGTACGGGCTTCTGGTCCAGCTCCGCTGATCTTAGCAGTCCCTCGGAATAAGTAGGACGTAGTGGTGCATTGTGTTTTTATACACACTGCTCTCGTAACAAACACAGAGCGTTCAAACGTTgagaaaacaagaaaacacacacacgtggatacACTCTACCACAGGACTCAGTGGGATTCACTacaaatagactccaaaaagagGGTATTTGAAGTGAATTAATTTATTAATTTGTATATTTCCTGTTTACATACAGCATGATATACGTACTTTATATTGATAACTGGtattgcattgtgtgtgtgtatgtggacataatgtgtttacttgtgtgtgtgcttgtgtgtgtttgtgtgtgtgtgtgtcacctgagaAATGTTTTAATTCGCTAGTTGTTTGTGGCCACCGGGCCTAGCTCCCCTGTGGGAGTGGACACTCCAAGGTACAATTCAGGTTTTCCATGACATCATGGAGAGGCAAGCGCTGAAGGCAACTTCAGAAGGACCCGACGCTACAACTCTATTGAACCTCTCTGCATCCGCTAGTAATGCTGTCACAAACCTCCGCCTACACGAATATAACAGAAGTTTACTAAGGTTAACATAAGTGTTCTAAGTGGGTATTTAGTGTGGACTGACGTGGTGAACATGGCTATGTGCAGGTACGGCATGTCTGTAGCCACGTGATTTTGCTGATTTATCCTCTCCAACTGCACTAAGAGTTGGCCTTTGAATTCCACAACCAGTTGAACAACATGACCTCTAGATCCTGATCATGGTGAAAACACATTTCATTACATTCCTGAGGTTCGTCCCTTCCAGCGGGTGGATGTAGAAACAGACGAGGCGGTGTGAATGCATGTTTCATCCTCCAATGCTGTAGGAGTACACAGAACTATGACATCAGGATATTTATTTATATCAAAGAAAACTATAAACTGGATGTGAGAAATATAGAAATGTATAAACGAATTGTGTTTGATCTAAGATTAGCTATAATCCAATGTTGATACTTTCATCATGTAAGACTGGTAGTCTTGAGAAAGGAATAAAAAGTCATTTGACAGATTCTTTCCATCCGTTGACAATTCAAACATCTGTTTCAAGCATGTTCCTAATCCTACACAGGAACCATCTCTTTAACCAACCTGTAATTCTGGATTTTTAACATAGCAAGAACGCCCATTTTGGGTGGGTTTGACTTTAACAGCCTATGCAGTTTGAGGGGAAACAGATTGGAATTTGTTGTTTATATTAATTGTCTTGTACCAGATAGCTATTGCTTAAGTGAAGGCTGATGCAATCCTGGGATGATGTCCCGGTATTTCACAAACCTCAGGATGCTAGTACAGATTGTGTTATCACATTGTCAAACATTAAGAGTGGTGTGAGTCTGTCTGGAGATACTTTATCAGCTCTGCATCAAGCAGGGGTCTAATCTTTAACCAGAGAGTGCAGAACAGGTGTTTGAATAAGGAACAATAACAGCATGTTGGTGACACACCTACTCAACCATATTTCACAAACAAAAGATGGATTCAGTGACTGATTGATGGATTAATTCagtgattgatttattgattgattggttgattcagtgattgattgatttgttgattGATTCACTGATTCAACAAATACTCACACATTTCTGAGACACATATAGTTAGCCTACAACTGACAACGACATATCCAGTGAAATAATGATGTCTGAAGTACAGTGATTTTTTAAGGTAAAACAGTGCCTTTCACTTTTGGTAGGCCTACATGCTTTTTATCGGTTGTAACATGACAAGGTACTGTACACTTAATGTTACAGTTATTGTTACAATCACAGGACCAGTTATAGTAACAGTGACAATAACAGCTAAAGTTACAGGTACATTTGCAGTAACCGGTAGCTGTGCTGAAGGCTCTTGTTTTAAGGTTGTTCTGTCTCAGGGGGCTGTGGGCTGTTTCTGGGCTCTCTATCAGGGGAAATAAAGTGATCTTGGTGCAGGGAGTGGGGctgaggtgggagggggtgaggagggagggggtagcaGAGTATCTTTGAGGGTATGATGGATGGAGCCTTTGCTGAGTCGCAACGCTGGATCCTCTGTGTGCACGACAGAAAGTGTAGTTCACAAGTTCTTTTAGCTGCGGTGGACAGCAATCTCTGGGGCAGTACTCGAATACTTTGTCCTTGAGATTGGAAGATTTGTGTGGTTGTCTGAATGCATCTGTGTGTCTCCGCGCTCCAAAGTTGCTGTGTATTCAGACTAACCTGGTTCCCCTCGTCACCTTCCGTACCACAGATACATACTCGGAGCGAGTGAAAGTCATGAAGAGGCTAATACCCTCCTACATTCCAGTAAAAAGTACTGCATTTGTGGAAGGGAGTGAAAGTGACAGCTTGTTTGCAGGAGGGATTATTAGCCCTGCTTGCGGACAAGCCCAGCAGTAAGAAACGGGGATCTGCGTCATGTGTTGTGAGGACCAAATCTGCTTAACCTACTTTAGGTTAGCACCAAATATCTCAGGCTTGCTGGAGACCAATGATGGCAGCCTTTTTCCGATTGAATTTAGTCTTCGTAAAATGTCCAGTTGTGCCAAATGATTGAAATAGAATCACACAAAATAGTATATGTTTACTTTTGACTTCTCTAAATGCTTCATAGAAggacaggagaaagaggagagggtgacagaagggTTTGATTCACCGAGGCATATTCGGTCTGACAACACGCTTTTCTCCGGACTTCAAAGACGGCGCCAAAGTTAAACGTGTGTAGGAGAAGATCCcatggttgccatggagattTGGATACGCGGTTGAGGCAAGGGCTCACGCCCACGTTCGGCTAAAAAGATGCCTTCCCACTTTCTGCATTCCTGTTctcagtttacatttacagtacGCTTCCAAATCAGTCAAGTATTTTCTTTGAACTGATGTCAGTTTGTCTCTCCTGATGCTCTAACTTCCTCCTTAGAAAGAATTTGCTATCTCATTTTACAAAAgaaacacatactgtaaacaaaGGAATCACATTTTTTTGTGCAGGAAAACCTTTAGCCTCAGGCTTTTTTTACTTACAACATCTCTGATCGCTTTAAAGAGATCTTTCCACCTCCTCTTTGGTCTCGGGGACTTTGTTAACAACCGATTCATTCAACAGGCAATCTTTTCCCTACTTTAACAACAATGTTGTGCTCTGAATATCAAGTAGGTGCTTTCGTTGTCACCAAAGGATAGTTTGCTAAGGAACCACACTTAGtcagaggagtcaggtggctgagcggttagggaatcgggctagtaatcagaaggttgctggttcaatccccggctctgtcaaatgatgttgtgtccttgggcaaggcacttcaccctacttgcctcgggggaaatgtccctgtacttactgtaagtcgctctggataagagcgtctgctaaatgactaaaatgtaaatctaaaatgtaaatgtggtcgACTGCTTCACCTGCCATCTAGTGAGAGGTTGTTATAGCATTCATATTCCTATCAACTGCTGCTTTGCAGAGTTACATTGTGTGGGTGAAATACCAGGAGAGCGGTCGGGGGTGTGTGGGCAACATGGCAACCTAACAAAGGGGATTCAGAGCCTCAAGGGGCCTCCACTTCATTCCCAAACACGGTGTGACAAGAAAGTTAATCGGTGTCTGAATTCAGTTAATATTTAACAGTTTTTCACTGAAGAAAAAGGACAGTTTTTGTCACACACAAGACAAAAACATGGTTTTCGAAGCCTCATCCTGTTTAGATGCTTTTAAAATGTGAATGATAAAATGTTtaaatggggagagagagggagggagggagagagagggagggacatctTAAAGGATGGGTTACTACATTGTGTAACAATGTCCTATATTAAACGCTTTCCCGAGCCACATTCATGAACACGAACAGGGACGACGACCGTGGGAAAGTGTTCCTAATTAACCCTAGCTACCTTTACGAGGACATGAGCACGCTCAAATGCCCGCGCTCGCAACATGCCTGCTACTGCTGCCACCACTGCTGTTAACTTCCTCTGTGGCATGTTGtttcacagcagagcagaccaaCACAGAGGGCAGCTATTCTTTCTGATGAAGCTTCTTCATGTGTTGGTCGGAGAGCCCTCTGTCACGTCAGAAACAATGTTGTGTGGCCTTATCTACAGTTGAGAGCCTTGTGGACAACCACGCACGTCTTCTTCTATTCAATTAAAGCGCCGTCGTTGTTTTGTTTATGGTTGCGTAAGCGCCATGGATACCGATGGCTGTTGTAGCAGTTTTAGACTTGTTAGCTACAGTTTTATCCTTGTGCCTTTATGAACAACCCACACAGAAGAAGTAACTGACTTCCCAAACATCCTTACAAACACTGTCAACAGAACTgagagcaacaaaaaaaacatcaaaactCTTTGCACAGTAACCACGGTGTTGTGATGAGGTGTGGGATGTTTAGGTGTTTCATGGTCTGATCACCCTGTGTTGTCCTCTTGTCTCCAGGGGATGTGGAGGAGCTGATGTCCACGATGGCCGGCCTGGACCTGCAGGAACTCGTACCCCGCCTTCGCTGTTGTCGTTCTCTCGAGACCAAGCGGCCCAGCCTGAGGATCTGACCCCCGCAGCCccgccaccccccaccctgtcccaccccaccccacccccgacccacctccacctcctccaccaggccTGCTGGCTCCACCCTGGGCCCATCATGGGAGGATGCTTCTCCAAACCCAAACCAGGTGACCACCAGCCCTTCCCAGCAgccccccgcccgcccgcccgccatCACTCcaatccacccccctcccaaatCCTGTAATAATTGGCACTTGTTTGCCTTCTATATATAGGTCATACACACTGCTCTCCTGACTGCCTTTGTAGCATGGCGGTGGGCGGAGGAGGAATTTTAATGCTCTCGATTGCATTGTGTTCAAGAGGATTACGTAGTAAAACACAGGCATGAAATGTGTCCCAATGTATGGCTGtttcaaatgtgtgttttcACACGTTTTCGACAAGGCGGCCAGTTTGTCTTCGTTTATCGTTGTGTTGAGTCTTTAGTTAACCtattaaggagtgagttatttttccaaaacggaagctagctagttttagttagcttccgttacctagcaacctagcataatactcgtagcaatgctactacctgctagtgttacttgttagcctcctaattgtacattttgaagccatactatagcatttgtcatatagtttttgtctatcggaaaatagtcggttggaatgttcagaatcacatatgtgtgacgctactccttaacgggttgcATCTCTCTGCTCTCAGGGAGTCGCTTGGCAAAGCTAAGACCGTAAAAGACGATTGAAACGATTGAAAATGACAGAGACCATTGAAATGATTGAAAGCTACAGAGGCTACATGTAGCGACTGAAAACAGCAGTGCTGTGGTTGTGTACGAGGCGGCAGAGACACCAGGTTTGTGCCCTGAGGGGGGAGTGGCATCGTACAGACCCCCTGCTGGGGCAGTCAGACCCCCTGCTGGGACAGTCAGGCTCCCTGATTGAATTAGTCCAACTCAATTAAACTTACAA from Osmerus eperlanus chromosome 28, fOsmEpe2.1, whole genome shotgun sequence includes these protein-coding regions:
- the cldn26 gene encoding putative claudin-24; this encodes MVFLTTKIMQRTALFVSFGGLVTTLITTFIPLWKTMNSELNEVENWYSGLWHTCIFTEEVGVQCKAYDSIMALPVDLLASRVLMLVSISTGALAVVVAFPGLDGVELGPGRQGLKRGLLILSGLLSWVSGLTTLAPVSIVAYVTVVEFWNEGLPDVVPRWEFGEAMFSGWFAGLALVIGGTLFFVAVCMGDHDREPPTLPSSPQGKPRTQHYLRTELL